The Scophthalmus maximus strain ysfricsl-2021 chromosome 7, ASM2237912v1, whole genome shotgun sequence genome includes a window with the following:
- the kif21a gene encoding kinesin-like protein KIF21A isoform X7 has protein sequence MATGQDESTVRVALRIRPQLAREKIEGCHICTYVMPGEPQVILGKDKAFTYDYMFDMDSQQDAIYTSCTEKLIDGCLEGYNATVFAYGQTGSGKTYTMGTGFDVNISEEELGIIPRAVHHLFKGIEERRQAAQEQGRPVPEFKINAQFLELYNEEVLDLFDSTRDMKQKSHIKIHEDATGGIYTVGVTTRTVSSEAEMMQCLKLGALSRTTASTQMNVQSSRSHAIFTIHLCQVRVCASDNQENETDNKVSNGNSELDEYETLTAKFHFVDLAGSERLKRTGATGDRAKEGISINCGLLALGNVISALGDRSKRSSHVPYRDSKLTRLLQDSLGGNSQTVMIACISPSDRDFMETLNTLKYANRARNIKNKVMVNQDKASQQISALRTEIARLQMELMEYKAGKRLVGEDGVESFSDMFHENSMLQTENSNLRVRVKAMQETIDAQRARLTQLLSDQANQALARAGEGGTEEIGNMIHSYIKEIEDLRAKLLESEAVNENLRKNLSRASNRQTFFGGSGSFPSSLLAPEKETSDIIELAKKDLEKLKKREKKKKKSVNKEEIPDNEQEKGTEKEMTERVSEDADMEASDHEDGEEEEEEEEEEMDVEESSDESDSESDEKENYQADLANITCEIAIKQKLIDELENSQRRLHTLKQQYEQKLMMLQCKIKDTQLERDRVLQNMNSVESGTEDKSRKIKAEYEKKLSVMNKELQKLHSAQKEHARLLKNQSQYEKQLKKLQMDVAEMKKTKVRLMKQMKEQQEKNRMNESRRNREIASLKKDQRKQEHQLKLLEAQKRQQELILRRKTEEVTALRRQARPTSGKVIRKVNLPEPAQDSPHRPPSGRMYSSSSTGPYGSRSSYRRTVGVYSTRIARNKWQSLERRICDVIMQRMTISNMEADMNRLLKQREELTKRKEKVIRKRDRLVREGPEAEKAMPPINEEVDALTANIDYINDSIADCQANIMQMEETKEEGDTVDVSAVIGSCTLAEARFLLDHFMSMAINKGLQAAQKESQVKVMEGRLKQTEITSATQNQLLFHMLKEKAEFNPELDALLGNALQELGNIPAENGDDSSSDESAQSPSAEGTTFASDLMKLCGETKTRNKARRRTTTQMELLYANSDSAPDAPTADFSSPMLPLAETPDGGGDMDTSGSSVRDYTALSPGFSSKMGSMGVINPVPSTKSGRSATLQCVHVAEGHSKAVLCVDCTDDLLFTGSKDRTCKVWNLVTGQEIMSLAGHPNNVVSVRYCSSLVFTVSTSYIKVWDIRDSAKCIRTLTSSGQVNVGDVYAANTSRTVTIPAGENQINQIALNPNGTVLYAAAGNSVRVWDLRRFASTGKLTGHLGPVMCLTVDHTGGNQDLVITGSKDHYIKVFDVTEGSLGSIGPTHNFEPPHYDGIESLVVQGDILFSGSRDNGIKKWDLDRKDLLQQVPSAHRDWVCALGVVPGSPALLSGCRGGVLKLWHTDTLGTLGELKGHESPINSISTNSSHLFTASDDRTVKIWRARGGLDSTLEAVDNADEVAST, from the exons ACGGGTTCGGGGAAGACCTACACCATGGGGACGGGCTTTGACGTCAACAtttcagaggaggagctgggcaTCATCCCCCGCGCCGTCCATCACCTCTTCAAGGGCATCGAGGAGCGGCGGCAAGCCGCCCAGGAGCAGGGCCGCCCCGTTCCGGAGTTTAAGATCAATGCCCAGTTCCTCGAG CTTTACAACGAGGAAGTTCTGGACCTGTTTGACTCCACGCGCGACATGAAGCAGAAATCTCACATTAAGATCCACGAAGACGCCACCGGGGGAATCTACACAGTAGGAGTGACCACACGGACTGTGTCCTCGGAGGCtgag ATGATGCAGTGCCTGAAGCTTGGCGCCCTGTCCCGCACCACAGCCAGCACTCAGATGAACGTCCAGAGCTCGCGATCGCACGCCATCTTCACCATCCACCTGTGCCAAGTCCGCGTCTGTGCCTCCGACAAT CAAGAAAACGAGACGGATAACAAAGTCTCCAATGGAAACTCTGAGCTCGACGAGTACGAGACGCTGACGGCCAAGTTCCACTTTGTGGACCTGGCCGGTTCCGAGAGGCTGAAGAGAACCGGAGCGACGGGCGATCGGGCCAAAGAGGGCATCTCCATCAACTGTGGACTG CTTGCTCTGGGGAATGTAATCAGTGCTTTGGGCGACCGGAGCAAGCGCTCCTCACACGTGCCTTACCGAGACTCCAAACTCACCCGGCTCCTGCAGGACTCGTTAGGAGGAAACAG CCAAACGGTGATGATCGCGTGCATCAGCCCGTCTGACCGTGACTTCATGGAGACGCTGAACACATTAAAATATGCCAACCGGGCCCGGAACATCAAGAACAAGGTCATGGTGAACCAGGACAAGGCCAGCCAGCAGATCAGCGCTCTGAGGACAGAAATAGCTCGACTGCAGATGGAGCTGATGGAGTACAAGGCG GGTAAACGCTTGGTGGGTGAGGACGGTGTGGAGAGCTTCAGCGATATGTTCCACGAGAACTCCATGCTGCAGACGGAGAACAGCAACCTGAGGGTGCGGGTGAAGGCCATGCAGGAGACCATCGATGCTCAGAGGGCGCGGCTCACCCAGCTGCTTAGTGACCAGGCCAACCAGGCACTCGCCAGGGCGG GTGAAGGAGGCACGGAGGAAATCGGAAACATGATTCACAGTTACATCAAAGAGATTGAAGACCTCAG GGCCAAACTCCTGGAGAGCGAAGCCGTGAACGAGAATCTGAGGAAGAATCTGTCTCGCGCCTCCAACCGCCAGACGTTCTTCGGAGGCTCCGGCTCGTTCCCCTCCTCGCTGCTGGCCCCCGAGAAGGAGACGTCTGACATAATCGAACTGGCCAAGAAAGACctggagaagctgaagaaacgggagaaaaagaaaaagaagag TGTCAACAAGGAGGAAATCCCTGACAACGAGCAAGAAAAGGGCACCGAGAAAGAAATGACGGAGCGAGTCAGTGAGGACGCAGACATG GAGGCCAGCGACCAcgaagacggagaggaggaagaggaggaggaagaggaggagatggatgtGGAAGAGAGCTCTGATGAATCTGACTCTGAGTCAGATGAAAAAG AGAACTACCAGGCAGATCTGGCCAACATCACCTGTGAGATCGCCATCAAGCAGAAGCTGATCGATGAGCTGGAAAACAGCCAGCGGCGCCTCCACACGCTCAAACAGCAGTACGAGCAGAAGCTGATGATGCTGCAGTGCAAGATCAAGGACACGCAGCTGGAGAGGGACCGGGTCCTGCAAAACATGA ACTCAGTAGAAAGCGGCACGGAGGACAAGTCTCGCAAAATCAAGGCCGAGTACGAGAAGAAGCTGAGCGTCATGAACAAGGAGCTCCAGAAGCTCCACTCTGCTCAGAAGGAGCACGCCCGCCTGCTGAAGAACCAGTCCCAGTACgagaagcagctgaagaagcTGCAGATGGATGTGGCAGAAATGAAGAAAACCAAG GTCCGTCTCATGAAGCAGatgaaggagcagcaggagaagaacaGGATGAACGAATCGCGCCGAAACCGCGAAATTGCTTCCTTGAAGAAAGACCAGCGCAAGCAAGAG cATCAGCTCAAGTTACTGGAGGCTCAGAAGAGGCAGCAGGAACTCATCCTGAGGAGAAAGACTGAGGAG gtgacTGCTCTGAGGAGGCAGGCCAGGCCTACCTCCGGTAAGGTCATCCGGAAAGTCAATCTCCCAGAACCAGCCCAGGACTCCCCCCACAGACCCCCGTCCGGGCGCATGTactcctccagcagcacagGTCCCTACGGCAGTCG TTCTTCCTACAGGCGCACAGTCGGTGTCTACTCCACCAGAATTGCTCGTAATAAATGGCAGTCCCTGGAGCGGCGGATCTGCGACGTCATCATGCAGAGGATGACCATCTCCAACATGGAGGCGGACATGAACCGCCTGCTCAAG CAACGGGAGGAGCTGACCAAGCGCAAGGAGAAAGTAATCAGGAAAAGGGACAGGCTCGTCAGGGAGGGGCCGGAGGCCGAGAAGGCAATGCCTCCCATCAACGAGGAAGTGGACGCGTTGACCGCCAACATCGACTACATCAACGACAGCATCGCAGACTGTCAGGCCAACATCATGCAGATGGAGGAAACCAAG GAGGAGGGCGACACCGTGGACGTCTCCGCTGTGATTGGTTCCTGTACCCTCGCAGAGGCTCGTTTCCTCCTCGACCACTTTATGTCAATGGCCATAAACAAG GGTCTGCAGGCGGCTCAGAAAGAGTCCCAGGTGAAGGTGATGGAGGGCCGGCTGAAGCAGACGGAGATCACCAGCGCCACACAGAACCAGTTGCTCTTTCACATGCTGAAGGAGAAGGCCGAGTTCAACCCGGAGCTGGACGCTCTGCTGGGGAACGCTCTGCAAG AGCTAGGTAACATCCCGGCTG AAAATGGGGATGATAGCAGCAGCGATGAGTCTGCCCAGAGCCCTTCAGCAGAGGGGAC TACTTTTGCATCAGACCTCATGAAACTCTGTGGCGAGACCAAAACGAGGAATAAG GCTCGGAGGAGGACCACCACCCAGATGGAGCTGCTGTACGCCAACTCTGACTCCGCCCCTGACGCACCCACTGCGGACTTCTCCAGTCCGATGCTGCCATTAGCTGAGACACCCGATGGGGGAGGGGACATGGACACATCAGGCTCGTCAGTCAGGGACTACACCGCGCTCTCCCCTGGCTTTTCCTCTAAAATGGGCAGCAT GGGCGTCATTAACCCGGTGCCGTCCACTAAGAGCGGCCGGTCAGCGACGTTACAGTGCGTCCACGTGGCAGAGGGACACAGTAAAGCTGTTCTCTGTGTCGACTGCACAGATGACCTTCTCTTCACCGGATCCAAAG ACCGGACCTGCAAGGTGTGGAACCTGGTGACGGGTCAGGAGATAATGTCCCTGGCCGGTCACCCCAACAACGTGGTGTCGGTGCGCTACTGCTCAAGTCTGGTCTtcaccgtctccacctcctACATCAAGGTCTGGGACATCCGGGACTCGGCCAAGTGCATTCGAACGTTAAC GTCGTCTGGGCAGGTGAATGTTGGCGACGTCTACGCGGCCAACACCAGCCGAACCGTCACCATCCCGGCAGGAGAGAACCAGATCAACCAGATCGCCCTCAACCCCAACGGGACAGTGCTGTACGCCGCCGCCGGGAACTCGGTCCGAGTCTGGGATCTGAGAAG atTTGCCTCCACGGGGAAACTTACTGGTCACCTCGGCCCTGTGATGTGTCTGACTGTGGATCACACCGGAGGCAACCAGGACCTGGTGATCACCGGGTCCAAGGATCATTACATTAAG GTGTTCGATGTGACCGAGGGCTCCCTGGGGAGCATCGGCCCGACACACAACTTTGAGCCGCCGCACTACGACGGCATCGAGTCACTGGTGGTGCAGGGGGACATTTTGTTCAGCGGCTCCCGGGACAACGGCATCAAGAAGTGGGACCTGGACCGCAAAGACCTGCTGCAG CAAGTCCCGAGCGCTCACCGCGACTGGGTGTGTGCGCTGGGCGTCGTCCCGGGCTCCCCGGCCCTGCTCAGCGGCTGCAGAGGCGGGGTGCTCAAGCTGTGGCACACGGACACACTAGGGACCCTGGGGGAGCTCAAGGGTCATGAGAGCCCCATCAACAGCATCTCTACCAACAGCAGCCACCTGTTTACAGCCTCAGA TGACCGGACGGTGAAGATCTGGCGTGCACGCGGTGGACTGGACAGCACCTTGGAGGCGGTGGACAATGCGGACGAGGTGGCGAgtacctga
- the kif21a gene encoding kinesin-like protein KIF21A isoform X3: MATGQDESTVRVALRIRPQLAREKIEGCHICTYVMPGEPQVILGKDKAFTYDYMFDMDSQQDAIYTSCTEKLIDGCLEGYNATVFAYGQTGSGKTYTMGTGFDVNISEEELGIIPRAVHHLFKGIEERRQAAQEQGRPVPEFKINAQFLELYNEEVLDLFDSTRDMKQKSHIKIHEDATGGIYTVGVTTRTVSSEAEMMQCLKLGALSRTTASTQMNVQSSRSHAIFTIHLCQVRVCASDNQENETDNKVSNGNSELDEYETLTAKFHFVDLAGSERLKRTGATGDRAKEGISINCGLLALGNVISALGDRSKRSSHVPYRDSKLTRLLQDSLGGNSQTVMIACISPSDRDFMETLNTLKYANRARNIKNKVMVNQDKASQQISALRTEIARLQMELMEYKAGKRLVGEDGVESFSDMFHENSMLQTENSNLRVRVKAMQETIDAQRARLTQLLSDQANQALARAGEGGTEEIGNMIHSYIKEIEDLRAKLLESEAVNENLRKNLSRASNRQTFFGGSGSFPSSLLAPEKETSDIIELAKKDLEKLKKREKKKKKRLQQLLEERDREEREDVVQEVEDASVNKEEIPDNEQEKGTEKEMTERVSEDADMEASDHEDGEEEEEEEEEEMDVEESSDESDSESDEKENYQADLANITCEIAIKQKLIDELENSQRRLHTLKQQYEQKLMMLQCKIKDTQLERDRVLQNMNSVESGTEDKSRKIKAEYEKKLSVMNKELQKLHSAQKEHARLLKNQSQYEKQLKKLQMDVAEMKKTKVRLMKQMKEQQEKNRMNESRRNREIASLKKDQRKQEHQLKLLEAQKRQQELILRRKTEEVTALRRQARPTSGKVIRKVNLPEPAQDSPHRPPSGRMYSSSSTGPYGSRSSYRRTVGVYSTRIARNKWQSLERRICDVIMQRMTISNMEADMNRLLKQREELTKRKEKVIRKRDRLVREGPEAEKAMPPINEEVDALTANIDYINDSIADCQANIMQMEETKEEGDTVDVSAVIGSCTLAEARFLLDHFMSMAINKGLQAAQKESQVKVMEGRLKQTEITSATQNQLLFHMLKEKAEFNPELDALLGNALQENGDDSSSDESAQSPSAEGTTFASDLMKLCGETKTRNKARRRTTTQMELLYANSDSAPDAPTADFSSPMLPLAETPDGGGDMDTSGSSVRDYTALSPGFSSKMGSISGSRTSPGVEKRAPEPSPLARRKTYDKAHAAADRAKVKEIKQGVINPVPSTKSGRSATLQCVHVAEGHSKAVLCVDCTDDLLFTGSKDRTCKVWNLVTGQEIMSLAGHPNNVVSVRYCSSLVFTVSTSYIKVWDIRDSAKCIRTLTSSGQVNVGDVYAANTSRTVTIPAGENQINQIALNPNGTVLYAAAGNSVRVWDLRRFASTGKLTGHLGPVMCLTVDHTGGNQDLVITGSKDHYIKVFDVTEGSLGSIGPTHNFEPPHYDGIESLVVQGDILFSGSRDNGIKKWDLDRKDLLQQVPSAHRDWVCALGVVPGSPALLSGCRGGVLKLWHTDTLGTLGELKGHESPINSISTNSSHLFTASDDRTVKIWRARGGLDSTLEAVDNADEVAST; the protein is encoded by the exons ACGGGTTCGGGGAAGACCTACACCATGGGGACGGGCTTTGACGTCAACAtttcagaggaggagctgggcaTCATCCCCCGCGCCGTCCATCACCTCTTCAAGGGCATCGAGGAGCGGCGGCAAGCCGCCCAGGAGCAGGGCCGCCCCGTTCCGGAGTTTAAGATCAATGCCCAGTTCCTCGAG CTTTACAACGAGGAAGTTCTGGACCTGTTTGACTCCACGCGCGACATGAAGCAGAAATCTCACATTAAGATCCACGAAGACGCCACCGGGGGAATCTACACAGTAGGAGTGACCACACGGACTGTGTCCTCGGAGGCtgag ATGATGCAGTGCCTGAAGCTTGGCGCCCTGTCCCGCACCACAGCCAGCACTCAGATGAACGTCCAGAGCTCGCGATCGCACGCCATCTTCACCATCCACCTGTGCCAAGTCCGCGTCTGTGCCTCCGACAAT CAAGAAAACGAGACGGATAACAAAGTCTCCAATGGAAACTCTGAGCTCGACGAGTACGAGACGCTGACGGCCAAGTTCCACTTTGTGGACCTGGCCGGTTCCGAGAGGCTGAAGAGAACCGGAGCGACGGGCGATCGGGCCAAAGAGGGCATCTCCATCAACTGTGGACTG CTTGCTCTGGGGAATGTAATCAGTGCTTTGGGCGACCGGAGCAAGCGCTCCTCACACGTGCCTTACCGAGACTCCAAACTCACCCGGCTCCTGCAGGACTCGTTAGGAGGAAACAG CCAAACGGTGATGATCGCGTGCATCAGCCCGTCTGACCGTGACTTCATGGAGACGCTGAACACATTAAAATATGCCAACCGGGCCCGGAACATCAAGAACAAGGTCATGGTGAACCAGGACAAGGCCAGCCAGCAGATCAGCGCTCTGAGGACAGAAATAGCTCGACTGCAGATGGAGCTGATGGAGTACAAGGCG GGTAAACGCTTGGTGGGTGAGGACGGTGTGGAGAGCTTCAGCGATATGTTCCACGAGAACTCCATGCTGCAGACGGAGAACAGCAACCTGAGGGTGCGGGTGAAGGCCATGCAGGAGACCATCGATGCTCAGAGGGCGCGGCTCACCCAGCTGCTTAGTGACCAGGCCAACCAGGCACTCGCCAGGGCGG GTGAAGGAGGCACGGAGGAAATCGGAAACATGATTCACAGTTACATCAAAGAGATTGAAGACCTCAG GGCCAAACTCCTGGAGAGCGAAGCCGTGAACGAGAATCTGAGGAAGAATCTGTCTCGCGCCTCCAACCGCCAGACGTTCTTCGGAGGCTCCGGCTCGTTCCCCTCCTCGCTGCTGGCCCCCGAGAAGGAGACGTCTGACATAATCGAACTGGCCAAGAAAGACctggagaagctgaagaaacgggagaaaaagaaaaagaagag ACTCCAGCAGCtgttggaggagagagacagggaggaaagggaggatgTGGTGCAAGAGGTTGAGGACGCCAG TGTCAACAAGGAGGAAATCCCTGACAACGAGCAAGAAAAGGGCACCGAGAAAGAAATGACGGAGCGAGTCAGTGAGGACGCAGACATG GAGGCCAGCGACCAcgaagacggagaggaggaagaggaggaggaagaggaggagatggatgtGGAAGAGAGCTCTGATGAATCTGACTCTGAGTCAGATGAAAAAG AGAACTACCAGGCAGATCTGGCCAACATCACCTGTGAGATCGCCATCAAGCAGAAGCTGATCGATGAGCTGGAAAACAGCCAGCGGCGCCTCCACACGCTCAAACAGCAGTACGAGCAGAAGCTGATGATGCTGCAGTGCAAGATCAAGGACACGCAGCTGGAGAGGGACCGGGTCCTGCAAAACATGA ACTCAGTAGAAAGCGGCACGGAGGACAAGTCTCGCAAAATCAAGGCCGAGTACGAGAAGAAGCTGAGCGTCATGAACAAGGAGCTCCAGAAGCTCCACTCTGCTCAGAAGGAGCACGCCCGCCTGCTGAAGAACCAGTCCCAGTACgagaagcagctgaagaagcTGCAGATGGATGTGGCAGAAATGAAGAAAACCAAG GTCCGTCTCATGAAGCAGatgaaggagcagcaggagaagaacaGGATGAACGAATCGCGCCGAAACCGCGAAATTGCTTCCTTGAAGAAAGACCAGCGCAAGCAAGAG cATCAGCTCAAGTTACTGGAGGCTCAGAAGAGGCAGCAGGAACTCATCCTGAGGAGAAAGACTGAGGAG gtgacTGCTCTGAGGAGGCAGGCCAGGCCTACCTCCGGTAAGGTCATCCGGAAAGTCAATCTCCCAGAACCAGCCCAGGACTCCCCCCACAGACCCCCGTCCGGGCGCATGTactcctccagcagcacagGTCCCTACGGCAGTCG TTCTTCCTACAGGCGCACAGTCGGTGTCTACTCCACCAGAATTGCTCGTAATAAATGGCAGTCCCTGGAGCGGCGGATCTGCGACGTCATCATGCAGAGGATGACCATCTCCAACATGGAGGCGGACATGAACCGCCTGCTCAAG CAACGGGAGGAGCTGACCAAGCGCAAGGAGAAAGTAATCAGGAAAAGGGACAGGCTCGTCAGGGAGGGGCCGGAGGCCGAGAAGGCAATGCCTCCCATCAACGAGGAAGTGGACGCGTTGACCGCCAACATCGACTACATCAACGACAGCATCGCAGACTGTCAGGCCAACATCATGCAGATGGAGGAAACCAAG GAGGAGGGCGACACCGTGGACGTCTCCGCTGTGATTGGTTCCTGTACCCTCGCAGAGGCTCGTTTCCTCCTCGACCACTTTATGTCAATGGCCATAAACAAG GGTCTGCAGGCGGCTCAGAAAGAGTCCCAGGTGAAGGTGATGGAGGGCCGGCTGAAGCAGACGGAGATCACCAGCGCCACACAGAACCAGTTGCTCTTTCACATGCTGAAGGAGAAGGCCGAGTTCAACCCGGAGCTGGACGCTCTGCTGGGGAACGCTCTGCAAG AAAATGGGGATGATAGCAGCAGCGATGAGTCTGCCCAGAGCCCTTCAGCAGAGGGGAC TACTTTTGCATCAGACCTCATGAAACTCTGTGGCGAGACCAAAACGAGGAATAAG GCTCGGAGGAGGACCACCACCCAGATGGAGCTGCTGTACGCCAACTCTGACTCCGCCCCTGACGCACCCACTGCGGACTTCTCCAGTCCGATGCTGCCATTAGCTGAGACACCCGATGGGGGAGGGGACATGGACACATCAGGCTCGTCAGTCAGGGACTACACCGCGCTCTCCCCTGGCTTTTCCTCTAAAATGGGCAGCAT TTCTGGCTCTAGAACTTCGCCCGGCGTGGAAAAGCGAGCTCCGGAGCCCTCCCCGCTCGCTCGCAGGAAGACCTATGACAAGGCGCATGCGGCAGCTGACAGGGCAAAGGTCAAGGAGATTAAACA GGGCGTCATTAACCCGGTGCCGTCCACTAAGAGCGGCCGGTCAGCGACGTTACAGTGCGTCCACGTGGCAGAGGGACACAGTAAAGCTGTTCTCTGTGTCGACTGCACAGATGACCTTCTCTTCACCGGATCCAAAG ACCGGACCTGCAAGGTGTGGAACCTGGTGACGGGTCAGGAGATAATGTCCCTGGCCGGTCACCCCAACAACGTGGTGTCGGTGCGCTACTGCTCAAGTCTGGTCTtcaccgtctccacctcctACATCAAGGTCTGGGACATCCGGGACTCGGCCAAGTGCATTCGAACGTTAAC GTCGTCTGGGCAGGTGAATGTTGGCGACGTCTACGCGGCCAACACCAGCCGAACCGTCACCATCCCGGCAGGAGAGAACCAGATCAACCAGATCGCCCTCAACCCCAACGGGACAGTGCTGTACGCCGCCGCCGGGAACTCGGTCCGAGTCTGGGATCTGAGAAG atTTGCCTCCACGGGGAAACTTACTGGTCACCTCGGCCCTGTGATGTGTCTGACTGTGGATCACACCGGAGGCAACCAGGACCTGGTGATCACCGGGTCCAAGGATCATTACATTAAG GTGTTCGATGTGACCGAGGGCTCCCTGGGGAGCATCGGCCCGACACACAACTTTGAGCCGCCGCACTACGACGGCATCGAGTCACTGGTGGTGCAGGGGGACATTTTGTTCAGCGGCTCCCGGGACAACGGCATCAAGAAGTGGGACCTGGACCGCAAAGACCTGCTGCAG CAAGTCCCGAGCGCTCACCGCGACTGGGTGTGTGCGCTGGGCGTCGTCCCGGGCTCCCCGGCCCTGCTCAGCGGCTGCAGAGGCGGGGTGCTCAAGCTGTGGCACACGGACACACTAGGGACCCTGGGGGAGCTCAAGGGTCATGAGAGCCCCATCAACAGCATCTCTACCAACAGCAGCCACCTGTTTACAGCCTCAGA TGACCGGACGGTGAAGATCTGGCGTGCACGCGGTGGACTGGACAGCACCTTGGAGGCGGTGGACAATGCGGACGAGGTGGCGAgtacctga